In the Pseudomonadota bacterium genome, TAAGGAAATTTCTGAGCGAGATGTTGTCCAAACAAGAAGGGTAATAGCAATAGCACACGCTAAAATAAAAAGACCTGGAAGGATGAAAGACCCTTCATAAAGAAGACCAGAAATCATAACGCCCAAAGAAGCCGATAAAAGTTGACCTGATCGAATAAGGGCTGCCCCATATCCTTTGCCATGCGAGACATGATCCATGGCCATACTTAAAGAAGCAGACCATAAAGATCCAAATCCAAAACAATAAAAAAACATAACACTGGCATAAACCATGGGATCTTTACAGTTATATCCAGTTGCAAGAAGAAGTCCAAAAATTCCAGAAAGCAAACTTATTGAGCCAATTTTTAAAAATGTTAAGAGTTCCCATAGTGATATAAACCGGTTCACAAAGACATTTCCAATAATAACCCCTAAAATTGTAATTATGGGATATTTTCCGTACTCAACTGGTGTAAGACCACAATTTTCAATAAAAACAAAAGGGGCTGTTGAAGAGTACACCCAAAGCCCTCCAAATGAAAACCAAGGAAGAACAGCAAACCTCAAAAATTTTGTATTTTTTAAAAGACGTGCGTAGTTTTTTAAAAGAAGAAGGAGAGAAACTGGATGTCGCAACTCTTGTGGATGCGTCTCAGGAAGGCCGTAAAACAAACCTATTCCTATAATAACTCCTACACTTGAAAGAAACAAAAAAATAAACTTCCATCCTAAGGCCTCTATAATAATGCCTCCAACTAAAGGAGAAAGAGCGGGTGAAAGCGCCATAAGAATACCGAAAATCGACATTAAATAAGCAGCACGTTTTCCAGAATAAACATCCCGGATAACAGCTAAAGGAAGCACTGCAGCGCACCCAACACCACACCCTTGTAAAATTTGAAGACTCCATAAAACATTGAAAGACTCTGCTAAAAAACTTAAAAATGCACAGAGAGAAAAGAGTAAAAAACCCATTAAAAAAAGAAGTCGACGGCCCAAGGATTCTGAAAGAGCTCCATACAAAAGACCTGAAAGGGCAACTCC is a window encoding:
- a CDS encoding multidrug effflux MFS transporter → MTSKKIAEDYKFIPYLMVLASALCAMSTTILTPALPFIAHHFDFSNDASQKILSMNLLGVALSGLLYGALSESLGRRLLFLMGFLLFSLCAFLSFLAESFNVLWSLQILQGCGVGCAAVLPLAVIRDVYSGKRAAYLMSIFGILMALSPALSPLVGGIIIEALGWKFIFLFLSSVGVIIGIGLFYGLPETHPQELRHPVSLLLLLKNYARLLKNTKFLRFAVLPWFSFGGLWVYSSTAPFVFIENCGLTPVEYGKYPIITILGVIIGNVFVNRFISLWELLTFLKIGSISLLSGIFGLLLATGYNCKDPMVYASVMFFYCFGFGSLWSASLSMAMDHVSHGKGYGAALIRSGQLLSASLGVMISGLLYEGSFILPGLFILACAIAITLLVWTTSRSEISLSE